In Chitinispirillum alkaliphilum, the genomic window TACCGGCCTATTCAACAGGGTAGCGGTTTTTCTGCGTTTTCAGATTCAGAAAAAAACCTGCCTGAAACTTATAATCCTTTTTATGGAGGTTGTTTTATGCCCGTTATGGATTTGCACGAAGATGTACAGGATATTATTGAAGTGAGTGAAGAGGAGCTTCTTGATATGCCGGAGACTGCCGGTACTATCGAACAGAAGGTTGCAGAGATCAGGGGTAAAGTTGCTCAGCCGCACATGCCGGTGACCATCTTTGTGGCTGAATTTGGTAAAGACCTGGCACACATGGAGCAGGACAGGGATGCATGGATTGCATGCGGATTCGACTGGGCAGACTTTGACTACTATAAGGAGCTGCACAAGGAGCTTTTCAGGGCAAACTCAAGTGTTGTGGTCAACAGAGAGAATGTTTCTTCTGCGGTACGGGAGTGGCAAAAAGAGCAGGACAATGTCAGAACCGAACGAAACCGCCTGATCGCCGCTGCAAGAATCGCGGTTAAAAGGGATCCAAACCTGCGCAGTATTCTAAGAGAGATCTCTGAGGGCAATTCCAATATGGACAGCATTCAGGATATCCTCTCCCTCTCAAAACTGCTTCTGAATGTGTTGGATACGGTTTCCGGTATCGCTGTCGGTGGGGTTAAAATCGATGAAGAACACCTGAACAGAAAAAGAGAGTGGGCAGGTGAAATCAAACAGATTCTGAACAAAGCCGATGCGCTGAGAAATGTACGGCAGGAGGAGATTGTCTATCGCAACAAGGTAATCATGCTGTGCCGCCAGGCTCAGGCTACTATCAACACGTGGCTTGATGCGGTCTATTTTGATGATCCGGATAAGAAGGCTAATTTTGCCAGTGATTATTTCAGACGATTACGCAACAATTCAAACAGATCCTCAAACAATCAGACTCCCGCAGAACAGCCGATGAATACTGATCTGTAGGGGAAAAGAAGTGTATAGTGCCGGATGCCGGAGGCAGAGTGTTGGAGTAACACCTGAAATTTTTGGGTTCACTGCCGCCTTTGCCCCCCTTCCGGCCTCTTAATCTGTCCTGATGCGATTACACTGCAAGCTGTCCCCCTCCCCCTTTCCTTTTATCCCTCTTTTTATCAGCCTTTTGCTCTCTGATATGTGCAGTGGGCCAATTTGGTACGCAATGGCGGGAAATCCGGCGCTGTGGGTGCCACTTTCGGTGCAGTGGAGGGTCGGTTTGCCTGCAGTGGGTACTGTTTTTCGCGCTGTGACAAGGAAATCCGGCGCTGTGGGTGTCACTTTCGGTGCAGTGGAGGGTCGGTTTGCCTGCAGTGGGCACTGTTTTTCGCGCTGTGACAAGGATATCCGGCGCTGTGGGTGCCACTTTAGGCGCTGTGGAGGGTCGGTTTGCCTGCAGTGGGTACTGTTTTTCGCGCGGTGTCAAGGAAATCCGGCGCTGTGGGTGCCACTTTCGGTGCAGTGGAGGGTCGGTTTGCCTGCAGTGGGTACTATTTTTCGCGCAGTGTCAATGAAATCCGGCGCTGTGGGTGCCACTTTAGGTGCAGTGGAGGGTCGGTTTACCTGCAGTGGGTACTGATTTTCGCGCTGTGACAAGGAAATCCGGCGCTGTGGGTGCAACTTTCGGTGCTGTGTTCGTGAATCATCAAATAACGAATGGCGCTTATTAGAATATTAATGTCGATTACCATCCTGGCGGTTTCACACTAGCTCAAGCCTACCAACTCGGTTATTTCCTGACTGATTGTACCGATGGCCGACCCGGATTTCCTTTGAATCGCCGGGTGAATTCAACTCTTTTTTGTCAACCCCAAGAGTAGAATAAAGAACTCTTAACGAGCTTATGATGGCGATTTTCTGATAGTAAAATCACGAAACCCACTTGTATGCTTTTAAACACACAAGTGCGCATAAAGCATACAACCTGCTCTTTTGCCTTTTTCACCCATGCTTATAACCAATTTTTGTTACAATCGTGGGATAAAAAACATATTTCAAACGGATTGCGGCTATATGCTGATTTGCGGAACACTGTGGAGAAAAGCAGAACCATATAGCCGCTGTTGTATGGTATGCTTGGGAGACTTTTCAAAATTACTTCTACTTTTATACATGTGCGTCTTTTCTTCCTAATAAAAATTTGCCTATTTCTTTCAGCTGGAGCATAGGACGTGCGATAGCTGCCTTTTTTTCATTCCACAAAAGCTATTTATCCCTCAATTTCAATAGTTCATCATCCAAACCGTAGCGGACGACATCGATGGTATTGCTCTGCTGAGAGATGTAGTCGCCAGTCAAAACAGGCAATTGAAACGGGAAGAATGCTGGGTTGTTTTTCAATAATCCAAGGGTGACTTTTCCTTCTTTATCGGCATACAGAGCAGCCTCGTATAAAAGTATTGTGAGGTTCGGTTCACTGATTTCCATCGGTTTGCATTGTTCATAGCAGCCCTTGATCTTGGAATCCTCTAGCACGCCCCATGCGACAAAAGAGCGGATTGTGTATCGGGCATTCCTGGCCACCGTTTCCCTGTCGCCGTACTGCTCTTTGAGGCGGGAGAACACTTGAGCCTGCGTTATCTGATCCTGCAAATTGAAAAGCCTACCTGTCTGTTTTGCGACATTGAACCAGAAGGGATACGATGCAGAGATCACCGCCCAGTGGTACGGAAGCCAGTTTTGAGGACTCTCATTCCGAATAAGTGCGAGAGCATAATCCCTGAAGGGAATTAAATCTTTGTCCGGCGCAAACCATGATGCGAGGATACTAATGGCCATGCCATACGTTTTTTTGCCTCGTTCGCCAGTACCGCCGCTTTGTTTCTGAATTGCTAAAAACTCGTCTAATTCAGCTCGAATCTCTTTTTCATTGAGACCGGCTAACATCATTTTGACGACATGATCCATCCAGTGTTTTTGAATGGTCTGCTTTATACCCAGTTTGTCGTGACGTTTGCTCATTTTTGTGTCCTCTTTTCTACTTTGATCAGAGGCACAATTACTTCCTCGATAGCAACACCTCCATGCCCGACAATTGAGTCGCCCTCATTAACAAATGCATCATTCCCAGTAGCAACTAATGGGAAATATTCGTCAGGCAGACCCGATGGCTGCCATTCCCGTGCGGAGGTAAATGTTGAAGAGATACGTGAGCGCAGTTCCGGTGTTGGATATATGCGAACTCTTTCTCCACGACTCTCTGCAATCGCCCCTTCTGTTGGTCGTCCTTTCCCGCTCGACTCTATGTTGCCGTGGTCTGAAGTTATCCAGATTTCATAGCCATGATTGCTAAGATAATTAATAAGTGAAATCAGGTATTCCCCTCTGCACCATTGGTCTATCTGGTTATGCATGCCTGCAGCTCCGAGCTGCATCCCATGCATGATCTTATCCACTTTATCTATCACCAAACCAACAACCTTGGTTTGTGCCGGGTTGATTAAACTATCCATCGCGACTTCGGCATCACCATCTCCGAGACTGCGTTTATACGCTATATCCATCTTCGAAACGTCATGGCTTTGCCAAAACTGTTTCCACAACTTCTCTTCGCTGTTTGTTGAGTTAATTGAAGACGGGAAATAGATGGGCGGCTTGCCTGAAAATATGGCTTGTCGTGAGACAGACGTAAGCGTAGGTATCCACGCAAACGTTGCTGACTCTCGCAGAACAAGATCACTGTTTTGTTTCTGGATTATGTTTCGAACTGTTACCCATTGATCCAGCGAAAGACCATCTATAACCACCAGCGCGGCCTTTTTGCCCTTTTGGTCTTCTTCAATATATCGAGCCAGGTGTCGCGGTACATGGTGCAACATTGCCGGAGCTGAGGGCGGTAGATTTATCAGGCTGGCATAATGAGTTTCCAACCAATCTGCAAAGATGCCATTCAGCCTCTGGCCTGTTCCACAATAACGTTTTTTATGCTCAACATTGCTCGCCGTATGTATAAGCGATGAAAGCTCCGCCCATTTCATGGCGAACGCAATCCAGTCAGTGTATCTCGAATCCATCGATAAGTCGGCTGCATCAACAATATCAAACAGTCGCGAAATCCTGAGATCCTCGCAGTCTGGTTTGGCTGTTGAAATACCGCTTAAAATCCAAGAGTCTTTCGCTATATCTATGCCGGGCAGGTCGACCGGTGTAAGTTTCCCCTCTACAAATAGGTTATCGATATAAACTCGTATATCCTGATGGTCGAATGGAAGTGCCACAGGCCCTTGGACCTTTAAAAAAGAGGCTTCAGAATCTTCTTTGACCTGTTTATCTTGTTTGAGATTTTCAAGGAATATTGGCCAGCGTTCCTGAATAAATGCAAAAAACTGTTCTGCATCCGGAATAATTTGAGACAGACTCCAGCCTCTAAAATTGCCGCTGCTTTCAAAAACGTCAACCAACCTGTCTGCCAGCATCGCTGGCATTGCAGAATTCCCGTAGTGCAGGCGCAACAAAAAGCGGAAAAGCTCAACTTCTGTGGAAATGAGTTCTGCTGCCACTCCAAATACATGTCGAAGGATAAAATCCTTAGTGGCGTTATCACCCATGCGGTCGGGATTTGTTTTCTTTTGGGCATCAAACAGTGAATCCAGAAGGCTGCGATCAAGCTGCTCAACAACTGGATAGCTCATGTTGGGGAAAAGATCTCCCAAGCTGAAAGACAGCTTCCTTCCGGCCTGAAGCAGGTCATAAGGCAAGACCGTCAATTCTGCGTCCTGTAATCTTAAAATCACAATAAGATCGGTGTGCTCGCCCTGGTCCCAAATAGATCGATATTTTGATTCATAGGCATATCTGAACTCAATCGCGTCATTAAACTCTATGAGATCAAACCCACGGTCTCTCAGCTCCATTGCCAGTTTTTCTTCAGTTAACAGGCAATCTGGATCAGATACCAGCGTTAGTTTGGCAACATTCGGCACAAAATCTACAAGGATGGTGTTTCGCCAGCTCACTTGCATGAACACCACCTCGTACCTTTTGTTCTCTGCCAACACCCTTTTCTGGAATGCAGTTTTACTGTATTTTTAGGATGTGTTCCGCAATTGCACAATGTGCAGCACCTATTTTGTTGTTTTTTTAAACTTGTTCCAGGACGATTCCTGGATTTACAGTCACTTCTAATCCAAATAGGAAATAAACCAGAATTTAACCATCCATTAACTACATAGTATGCATTTCTATTGTGCTCAGATCCGTGATGCGGACTAGTAACTATAATTGGCCCCCTTCGGGGCAAATATGCCGGCAGCTTGAAATTTAAATCAGAATCTGCAGTAAAGAGTACAGCTGGTTCGCTCTTATTCTCTGGGCTATAAAATACCAGTGACTCTTTATTTGCGGTTGATAACGAGAGAAACTGCAAGGCATCAATATTTATTGCCTTCACTGAAGCGATTTCTTTTGCGTACACTGACTCAAATTTCCCAGTTTCTCCACCAGAAGCTGTGTTTCCAAACTCAAAAAAACGGATTTTGCAACCACGGTGGTAGGCAAGTTCAGTTATTTCCCGGATATTTTTAGCGGCTTCAATTGATTGCCAAAAGATAGGGAACAAATTCTTATGTTTGCGATTTATCCTATGAGGATAATCAAAGTAAAAAGGTTCAAAATCAGGGCAGTCTAAAAAGATTTCAAAAAACTCAGAGGGAAAATGTTTCGATTCCTCAATTACGCTGCCAAGCTCAAATTCATTAGCTTTGTTATCGCTAATAACTTTGTTTATTTCACTCCTTCTATAAATGCCTTCTAGCGAGATAACATTGTCATTATCCTTGCATTTGCAGATATTTTCAACTAACTCTCTACAAAAGATGTGGGGTTTTGCAAATAGATCTTTCATGCGATAGGTCCAAGAACCAGGCAACCAAACCTCTTTTATTGTTCCTTCCCAATTCTCTAACAAACCAGCAACCCCATTTGCATGATCTGCGTCATTGTGAGTACAAACCAGAACATCTAAATAATCAGTCCTACATATTGAGCTCATCCATTGTAAGATAGCTGACTTGCTCTTACCTCCATCCACAAGTACTCGCAAATCTTTTTTTTCTAGATAGAAGGCATCACCTTGCCCAACTGGTAAAGCAATAAACTTGCTCATGATTTCTTACTCCAAATATTCAACATTAACAGCGGCCGCATTTCCGGTACTATCTGCCGGGCGGATTTAAGCTCGCTGCGCCATTGTAATTCGTCCTCTTCCAGACGGGCCAGCCTGAACTGTCGAACTTCAGGCAGCCCCAACCGGTCGATGGCTTTACGGCGTGATGCAAAGGCAATCATGCCGCGCTCTTCTTCACGGGCCACTGTAGCGAAATGAGCCTCCTGCATCGTCTCAAAAAGCTCCTGACCGACCTGTTCGGCTGCAGACAGAAGTTTTTCGCCAACCACAATGGACTCATCAGAATCTTTCAGGCTGTCAATGCGGAGATCATCGGTTAACAACTGGTCCCATATATGTCTTGCGGTGGGCATGAACATCTTTCCTTCATTGCTCATGAAAACCGGGAGGTAGCTTCGTCTTGTCAGAGGGATTCTGCTCTGAGAGTCGGCCGGTTGCTCCACAGAAATGCGGATTTCAAAAAGGCCCCACAGACCTGAAACGGTTTTAGGGAGTCCGTTTATAGATACACAAGGCAAAGGCTGCCCGGGAATAAACTGAGGCAGATTCATGGCCAAGCCGCGAATCCGGGCATTTGCAAGTGACAGGAGATTCCCATTGGTTGAAGTGTCTCTGGATTGGAAAACAGCGCTTTGCACCTTTTCACCATCCGGCCATGTAAAATTCCAGCCGAGCAGATCCTTTTCCAGTTTACACTCTTTGGTTTGCAGATAATGCGTTGTCATCTGCTCTATCCAGTGCGGCAGAGGATGGCTGCGCAGTTTTTCAGCTGCCGGTAAGTCCGGCTCTTCAGATATTCCAAAAACAGCACATTGCTCCCGAATCTGCAGCATCTCTTCCTGAAGATTCTGCACTGTCTGATTGACCTCGGTATCCGGATCGGCGTCCTCCATAATGACATGAGTCATCATCTTTTCGATTATCTCTCCAGACAGTGAGGTATCCAGAATGTCGTTGGCTTTATCGATGCCCATTTCATCGAGAATGATGGAAAGCTTGGTTTGAAGCACCTCCCGCACCCGGCCTTCAACTGAGTTTTCATAAACGAAATTTACCGCCCGGACTATTTTGCTTTGACCAATACGGTCAACACGACCGATCCGCTGTTCGATACGCATCGGATTCCATGGTAAATCGTAATTAACCACCACATTGCAGAATTGAAGGTTCAAACCTTCACCACCGGCATCTGTTGCTATAAGAACCCGGGCATTATCTCGAAAATCGCGCTGAGCCATCCGTCGTTCATCCATGCTCATGGAGCCGTTCAAGATGGCACAAGGGATGCCTCGTTCTTCAAGGAAGGTTCGCAGCATTGCCTGCGTTGGAACAAATTCAGTGAAAATCAACAATTTCAGCTGATCGTCATTTTCCTCTCCCTGCAGTTGAAAGATGAGGTTCATCAGCGCTTCGGTTTTCATATCCGGTCCGGCCATTTCTGCAGCCCGGGCGAGATCCAACAGAGCGTTGACTTCCGCCAACTCACTGGTTCTGCCTGATTCATCCACTTCAACCAGCAGGTCCAGCTGCATCTGGCCGTCAAGATCTGGGAAGTCCTCTAACTCTTCTTCGCCAAGGGAGGTTCGAGTCTCTTGCAAATTCTCCAGCACCTGCAGTCTTCGCTCCAGCGTGCAGCGGATGGCGTGAGAGCTTGAAGTGACAATTCGCTGAAGAAGAACCATCAGGAAACCGATATGCGGTTTGCGATCCTTAACCGCACGGTTATAGCCTTCTTTTACGTAGTCAGTGACTGCTTCGTACAATGCCACCTGTGCCGGGTTCCGTTCCAGATCCACACCCAGCGTCTGTGTAGTGCGTGGCCGGAAAAGCGGTTTTCCGTCTGCCGTCACTGCTTTGCGTTTTTCGGTCCGTATTATAAAATCGGATACTCTGTCCCGGGTCACGCTTTCTAAATCAGGGAAAGCCATCGGATCGAGTAAACTCATTAAGCGCTGAAAAGCATCGGATTTCCCTTGGTGAGGTGTTGCCGACAAAAGCAGGAGATACGGTGCCGCCTCGGCAAGCCCTTGCCCGAGTTTATAACGGGCCACCTGATCGGTACTGCCGCCCATTCGGTGGGACTCGTCCACCACAATTAAATCCCATTGGCCCTGGACCAACCTTTCGTAGCGATTCCGGTTGTACGCCTGAATCTTTTCTTTTGACCAGCCTCTGCGGCGTGTCAGCTGTTTGACAGCATCCAGAGTCACGATGGCCTGAGGAAACCGCATCCATGGGTTGTAATCACTTGTATGGTCTGTTTCCCCGCTGATGTACTGACCCGGGCGTTCCAGTCTCTCCAAGGCATCCAGATCGCCCGGGTTAACCAGAGAAAAGGATTCATTGAAATGGGTGTCCATTTCAGCCACCCACTGCATAGCCAGACTCTTTGGAGCCACTACCAAGGTTCGGCGCACCAGCCCGCGTAATTTTAACTCGCGCAAAACAAGCCCGGCTTCGATGGTTTTTCCAAGACCGACCTCATCAGCCAGCAGGTAGCGCACGCGATCGCCGGATATGGCCCGGGATAGTGCGTGGATCTGGTGTGGCAGCGGGATCACGTTGGACTCCATGGGAGCGAGCAACACATGCCCGTCGGATGCGCTGGATGAGCCTTCCAAAACCTCAGCCACTTTGGCCGCTGCTGAGATATAGGCTACCCGGTGGCTTTCTGTTTTCGGATCCCAATCACTCGACAACGGCTGCAGGTCAGATTGTGGAACACGCACAACGGCATCCTGATTCGGCAACCAAACACGACATACCGTCTGCCCCCACAAGGTCTGTTCTTCGATGAGCTTGCAGACGCTTTTGTGAATTGTGCTGTATTTCCATATATTATTCATAGACAACGATCCTCATCGACATAGTCAGAGCCCAGTGACTAAGTCGCTTTAAAATCGACGCCAACTTAGTCACAAGCTTAGTCACTCGACTCCTCCCATATTTTCAAGAGCCTGAAACCGTGCTCAGAAATGACATATTTCTGATTGCTGGCCTTGGGATTTTCAGGGTTTGTCATTCTAACCAAACCTAAAACAATTAACGGATCTAATGCCTTACGCTTAAAATAGGTTCTATTGCTAAACCCAAACTTATTTTGAATCTCGGTCATAGATTTTGGAACAGTGCAAAACGCTATCGTATCGCGTTGACCATCAGAAATTTCATCAATTGAGATTGCTTCAGCGGGGGCGGAAGTTTCTGTGGGCTCTGATTCAGTATTTTGTGAGCCCACAAATTTTTCCCATAAATGGTCCACAACGGCCAGATTTGACTGATCGACCCACTTCAAAAGAACCTGAACAACAAGGTGATCAGCAATCTCCTTGCATTGCTTTGATGTAGCATTGGTGACAGCTTTGATATCGGTAAGAGAAGTTTTGCCGGTTTGACAAGCATAGGCAAAAACCTTGGCATTCACCTCTGAAAGATGTACACCGATGGAGCTCTGAAACAGAACCTGCTCTTCAGATAAGAGTTTTTCTTTGGCGAGAATCAGTTCAAACGTCTTTTCGGATTTATCATTGTTCACTTCCGGCGGAACATTGCCGAGGTCAGCCCAACTTTGGAAAATGGACCGTATCCCGGTGCCAGCCTGATCACTTAAACCAATTCTTCGAAAAGCATTAACAATGGCAGGGTTTCTGACTTCTTTGGTTCCCGGCTCTAGTAGCTCTTCCTTTGTTGCAAAGGCGTCTCCCGGATTCTTAAAAATTGTGCGATCAACGAAAAACTGAACCACAGGCATTCTGGTATGGTCACCATAGTCCTGATGCATGAGCAAATTTATGGCGGATTCTCGGAAAGTTATATAATCTGGCGGGTTATCTCCTCGCCTCATTGTTGATCCATCAACAGAAAATGGCTTTTCACTGATGCGTGAATATTTTTCTAAGAGTCCCAGCCATGTCTGAATCAGGTTTTCTTCAAAAACTTCTCTGTCATCCCATCGTTTTTCTGGAATCCATTCCTCAAACCTTGTGTTTATTCTTTGGTAATCCACAATTGCGCGGGGAACAACTTGGCGCACATATCGCGCTTTGCCGAAAAATAGAACAGCAGCTCTGGTGGGGGTTGTTTTTCCGGAAATTTCTTTCAAAAAGCCCCATTCAAGCAAAAAATCCGCATCGGATAAGGTTTCATGACGCCCAGGATGTTTCTGATTAAAGATATTTCTGTACCACCTCACAGAACCTTCGTCATAAAAGTTGTCAGCTGAAAAATCAGAAAGTGCCTCACTGTCATAGCGCTCCGTTGAAGCATCCCTAAGCAAACGATGAATTTCATCTTGGGTACATTTCACATCACATGCCCCTTTCCGAAGATAGGACCGTGTAATCGTTCCGTTCAAATATACCGGTTTTTGGGTTCTTGATGATTCCGGAATATAAAAGACCAAAAGGTCCTTACTCTCTATGGTGTGCAGATTTTCCTGAACATCGACTGGCTGGTTTATTTTTTCTTTTTGTCTCAGACTGGTAAGGAAATCATTTTGAATCTTGTCTACATCTATGACACCAACAACCTCGAAATCAGAGCCATCCTTTTTTACGCCAAAAACAAGGTGGCCACCTTCCGTATTAGCAAAAGCAGAGACAGATTCATAAGCACTTTTAGGAATTGCTGTTCGGGCTTCCTTAAACTCAACATCCTTCCACTCATGTTGATTAAGAAGCTCTAAAATTTCTTGTTCCGTCACTATTCACCTCCCCCTCGCGTCACCGCCTGATCATACCACATGAGCAGCTTCGGATCTTCCTCGAGCACGTTGTTCGGGATTTTTTCGGCGACGGTGATGATCACTTTATAGTCCCGTTCCTGCCAGGCTTTCTTGAATCCGGCGCGGACCGCCTCAAGTCGGAATATTTTGAGTTTCTTTTTGGCACGTTTGTATTCTTCAAATTCTTTGAGCAGGGCCTTTTCACGGATTTTTTCAAGGTCACCCGCGTTGTTCGGATCGGGCACATACCAGCGGCCTTTAGCTTTAGCGACTAATGCCGGGTCGTCCTTAGCGAGGTTGCGCATATCTTTCCAGTTGGTGGAGAGATAGCTGTGGATCTGTTCTGGAACAGGGCCTTTACCGTCGTAGAGTAGAAAATTCTGTTCGAGAAGGGTGGAGAGTTCCAAACCGACTTCGTTTTTACTCCAGCCACTGATCTCCTTCATGAACAGGGGATTAATATCCTGAAAACTTTGCGGCTTATCACGCAACAGGCTGCGCAGCCATTCGATAGCCGAGGCTTCATTGGAAATAAACAGCGACTGCTGAAGCGGTCTGCCGCCACCGATCATCTTCTTACGATCGTATTCCGCCACTTGCTCAGGAAGGAAATACATGCCGTCACGCTCGGAAAAACGCTGCGACAACCCAAGTTGAAACACCTGGCTGTCGATGGGGACGTTGTAGCCTTTGCGCACATAATAGGCGATCACCTGATCGTACAGGATGCGTGGGTCACGCTCTGGTATTGAGACGAGGTCCAATCCCAGTTTTTTAGTTACTGGGAGATATTTCAAATGAGTACGAATGAAGTCCCAGACTCCTTCTTCGGTCTGAGCTTCTTTTTCGAAACGTTCTTCTAAACCGCCATTGGGTTTGTAGGCTGAGATTACAAGGTCTTGTTTTACGGCTGTTGGTGTTGTCACTGCCTTAAAGCTACCTTGTTTTTTATCCAGGGCCGAAACGTTTGCTACAATAAATCCAGCTTCAGTAAGGGCCGTTTGGATGCTATTCCAAACCGATGCTTTGGTATTTGAAAATTCTACAGTCATCCATCGCCCAGGCTTAAGCACTCGATAGGCTTCTTTGAAGCAGGCGGCCATTAGGGTTCGATACTCTGCAGCGCCCTTGCCTTGAACGGAGTTTTCAATAGCCTCTGGTTCGTTATTCGTCCATACTTTCAACCATGATTCCCACAGGAAGTTAAGTTCTGAATAATTCAAATTAGCTCCAAATGGTGGATCAATGAAAATGTAGTCGTAAGAGTTTTCGGGTTTCTTGAAACAGGATGAATCTTGAGTCGTAATAACTGTATTAAAACTCGAGTTGGCCTTTTTAAGGAGGCTCGCTAAACGATTTATTTTACCCTCCAGAATATATGGCAAAGAGATATCTACAACCTGAGAGCCGATGTAGAGAGTTCCACTCAAATACTGATTTACTTGAGAAAAATGTGTTGGGACATACCGAGAAATTTTTGCGAATCCCTGCACAGCTTGTTGTACTGTGAATAGAATGTATCGCCTAATGTTTTCAGGCAACTCACGAGTTTTTTGATATGCGCAACCAAGTACCCACAATCCCCGCTTGGAATAAAAATGATGCATATGAGTAATACCAATCACATCATTGCGGCGAGTTTCTTTGCCTTCCATTAGACGATTGGTAGGAAAGCTATATGGAATAGCTGAGAACTCAATTTTTTTCAATATTTCAAAGTCCGTTTTATCAGGCTCTTTGGTAAACTTCTGCTTGCCTATCGAGTAATTTATTAAAACTGGAACTTGCTTTGCCTGCTTGATTGAATCTTTGAGGTGGGTGTCGTAATAAGTTACCCATGCTCGGTCCATATTTTTTTTCGATAGAGGGGCGTCACAGGCTGGACAAGAAAATTCTTTGTTCACCCTGTTAGATTCTTGATCAACGGCGGCTTTTGAAAAGACAACTTCCCCCATGCACTCTGGACAGATAAATACATCTGACCAAACCGTGTAATTTATTTTCCCTTTTGTTTTCCCGTCGGTATGATACGTTTCATACATCCATCTG contains:
- a CDS encoding alkaline phosphatase, with the translated sequence MQVSWRNTILVDFVPNVAKLTLVSDPDCLLTEEKLAMELRDRGFDLIEFNDAIEFRYAYESKYRSIWDQGEHTDLIVILRLQDAELTVLPYDLLQAGRKLSFSLGDLFPNMSYPVVEQLDRSLLDSLFDAQKKTNPDRMGDNATKDFILRHVFGVAAELISTEVELFRFLLRLHYGNSAMPAMLADRLVDVFESSGNFRGWSLSQIIPDAEQFFAFIQERWPIFLENLKQDKQVKEDSEASFLKVQGPVALPFDHQDIRVYIDNLFVEGKLTPVDLPGIDIAKDSWILSGISTAKPDCEDLRISRLFDIVDAADLSMDSRYTDWIAFAMKWAELSSLIHTASNVEHKKRYCGTGQRLNGIFADWLETHYASLINLPPSAPAMLHHVPRHLARYIEEDQKGKKAALVVIDGLSLDQWVTVRNIIQKQNSDLVLRESATFAWIPTLTSVSRQAIFSGKPPIYFPSSINSTNSEEKLWKQFWQSHDVSKMDIAYKRSLGDGDAEVAMDSLINPAQTKVVGLVIDKVDKIMHGMQLGAAGMHNQIDQWCRGEYLISLINYLSNHGYEIWITSDHGNIESSGKGRPTEGAIAESRGERVRIYPTPELRSRISSTFTSAREWQPSGLPDEYFPLVATGNDAFVNEGDSIVGHGGVAIEEVIVPLIKVEKRTQK
- a CDS encoding ATPase AAA; translated protein: MTEQEILELLNQHEWKDVEFKEARTAIPKSAYESVSAFANTEGGHLVFGVKKDGSDFEVVGVIDVDKIQNDFLTSLRQKEKINQPVDVQENLHTIESKDLLVFYIPESSRTQKPVYLNGTITRSYLRKGACDVKCTQDEIHRLLRDASTERYDSEALSDFSADNFYDEGSVRWYRNIFNQKHPGRHETLSDADFLLEWGFLKEISGKTTPTRAAVLFFGKARYVRQVVPRAIVDYQRINTRFEEWIPEKRWDDREVFEENLIQTWLGLLEKYSRISEKPFSVDGSTMRRGDNPPDYITFRESAINLLMHQDYGDHTRMPVVQFFVDRTIFKNPGDAFATKEELLEPGTKEVRNPAIVNAFRRIGLSDQAGTGIRSIFQSWADLGNVPPEVNNDKSEKTFELILAKEKLLSEEQVLFQSSIGVHLSEVNAKVFAYACQTGKTSLTDIKAVTNATSKQCKEIADHLVVQVLLKWVDQSNLAVVDHLWEKFVGSQNTESEPTETSAPAEAISIDEISDGQRDTIAFCTVPKSMTEIQNKFGFSNRTYFKRKALDPLIVLGLVRMTNPENPKASNQKYVISEHGFRLLKIWEESSD
- a CDS encoding helicase domain protein codes for the protein MRVPQSDLQPLSSDWDPKTESHRVAYISAAAKVAEVLEGSSSASDGHVLLAPMESNVIPLPHQIHALSRAISGDRVRYLLADEVGLGKTIEAGLVLRELKLRGLVRRTLVVAPKSLAMQWVAEMDTHFNESFSLVNPGDLDALERLERPGQYISGETDHTSDYNPWMRFPQAIVTLDAVKQLTRRRGWSKEKIQAYNRNRYERLVQGQWDLIVVDESHRMGGSTDQVARYKLGQGLAEAAPYLLLLSATPHQGKSDAFQRLMSLLDPMAFPDLESVTRDRVSDFIIRTEKRKAVTADGKPLFRPRTTQTLGVDLERNPAQVALYEAVTDYVKEGYNRAVKDRKPHIGFLMVLLQRIVTSSSHAIRCTLERRLQVLENLQETRTSLGEEELEDFPDLDGQMQLDLLVEVDESGRTSELAEVNALLDLARAAEMAGPDMKTEALMNLIFQLQGEENDDQLKLLIFTEFVPTQAMLRTFLEERGIPCAILNGSMSMDERRMAQRDFRDNARVLIATDAGGEGLNLQFCNVVVNYDLPWNPMRIEQRIGRVDRIGQSKIVRAVNFVYENSVEGRVREVLQTKLSIILDEMGIDKANDILDTSLSGEIIEKMMTHVIMEDADPDTEVNQTVQNLQEEMLQIREQCAVFGISEEPDLPAAEKLRSHPLPHWIEQMTTHYLQTKECKLEKDLLGWNFTWPDGEKVQSAVFQSRDTSTNGNLLSLANARIRGLAMNLPQFIPGQPLPCVSINGLPKTVSGLWGLFEIRISVEQPADSQSRIPLTRRSYLPVFMSNEGKMFMPTARHIWDQLLTDDLRIDSLKDSDESIVVGEKLLSAAEQVGQELFETMQEAHFATVAREEERGMIAFASRRKAIDRLGLPEVRQFRLARLEEDELQWRSELKSARQIVPEMRPLLMLNIWSKKS